The Corallococcus caeni region GCGTGCGATTGTTGACCCGGCCATATTCACGGACGTGGGTCATGACCTTCCGGTCCAGCTCGTCCACCGTCCGGCGTTGGTAGTCCACGGCGGAGCCCAGCTCCTTGAGAACCTCTCCACGAAGCCGATAGGCGGGATGGGCGTTGCGCGCGGTCTGCCGCGTGGCCTCCAGGATGGAGGGGTCATTGCTCGCCAGCCTGCGCAGGATGGTTTCGGCCTCCGGCACGGACTTCTGAAGCAGGGGGGCTGCTTCCTGTGCGGTCACCGTGCGACGGCGGCGCAGCCAGAACAGGATGAGGAGCGTGTCCGTGTCATCCCGCTCCTGCTCGGGAAGTTGGGCGATGAACCGGGTGATCTGGGTCCTGGCCGCGCCTCCCACCAGCTTGACCTGGACCAACTCGCTAGAGGTTTCGATGTGCGGGATTTCGCGGCCGGAGCGAATCATCTCGCGGTACATGCGGTCGACGCCCCGTCCCGCTTCCTCCGCGAAGCCGAGTGTGCGCGACGCCTTGGCCAGGAGCGCGTTGCGGGGCTTGGGTGGGTGCGTGAGGATGTTCTCGGGTGTGACGCCCGCGACGAGCGGTCCCGGCGAGCTCACGATGAAGACCTGGGGAGAGTGCTCGATGAGCACCGCGCCCTGGAGCCGGTAGTCCCGGTGGACGAGCGCGTTGACGATGGCTTCCCGGATGGCCAGGCTCGGAAAGTCGGCGACATCCAGGAGTTGTCCGTTGGGGAGTGATACGGGCACCTGGTTGAGCCTGGCTCGAATCAGCCCGAGAATTTCGCCGAACGCCAGGACCAGGGGCGCATCAATGCGCTGGATGGCCAGCGGCTCGCCTCCGGGGGTCTGGCGGTAGTGGTACTGGAGCGCGGGTGAAGGAGACGCGTCGCAGAAGAGCAGTTCGCCTGCCTTGAGAAGCTCTCCCTCCTGGGTGACCAGCCCCAGGGCACGTAGCAGGTCCTGGGGGCTTCTGAGACGCGCGTAGTTCCGGCGCTCATCCGTGAGGGTGGCCAGGCTTTCCCTCGCGGCCTGAAGGGCCAGGGGCGAAGCCTCCTGGATGTCACGTCCGCTGGGCTGCGCGGACCAGTCAAAGCTCCGGCGGTCATCGCGCAGCCTGGCGATCTCCTCCGGGCTCATGGGCAGGCAGTCACTGCCAAGCCTCCGCCGTGCACGCCCTTGTGGATCGGAGTGCACTTCAATGCCTTGGGGAACGAAGACAACGAGCAGGCGTACCCCGGCAAAGAGGTGCTCTTCCACTTCGACCAGCAGGGAGGGGCGGGTCAGCTCGTAGATGCGCCGGCGAACTTGCTCGGCTTCCAGGCTCGTTCCCAGGAACGCGGCGGGTCCGCCCTGCTTGTCATCGACTCCGATGACGAGCGCTCCTCCGTTCGCGTTCGTGAAGCAGATGGCGTCACCTGCGAGCTCACGCATGAAGTCATCGGCACTGCGCCCCTCGCGCTTGAAGTCGAGGGTGACGCTTTCCAGCTTCTGCGCAGGGTGCCCTTCCTGAACCTTCTCCAGGGTAGGGCGCAGTTGGTCCCGGATGTGGCGCATCATGGCGGTTTCCGTGCGAGTTCGCGGCGTGTTTGCGGATCTCCTTCAGAGTGTAGGGTGGTCGCAAACTCGACGCAAACTCCGGTGAGTCTCCCCCGCAGGGGGCGTGGCGTGCCTTAGAGTCGTAGGGTGCCCATCGTCCACGACTGGCTGGCCCGGCGGGCTTCGCTCGCCCCGGAGCGCACGGCGCTCGTTGATTCGCTCCGGGGTGGGCGGCGCATCTCGTGGGCGGAGTGGAATGACTCCGCCCACCGGACCGCGCTGCTGCTGCGCGACCTGGGCGTGGGCGTGGGTGACCGCGTCTCCGTCCTGGCCTTCAACGGCGTGGAGACGCTGGACCTCGTGTTCGCGTGCGCCAAGCTGGGCGCCGTGCTCCAGCCGCTCAACTGGCGCCTGGGCGTGGAGGAGCTGCACGGCCTGCTCTCCGATGTCGCTCCCTCCGTCGTCTGCTTCGGTCCGGAGTTCGGCCCTCAAGTGGACGCCTTGCGCTCACGTCTTCCGGCGCACTGGGTCTCCCTTTCGGATCCGCTCTTCTGCTCGCGCGAGACGCTGACCGGCGCGCTGCCCTCCCTCGAACTGGAGGCGGATGCACCTTGGGTGCTGTGCTCCACCGGCGGGAGCACCGGCCTTCCGAAGTCCGCCGTGCTCACGCATGGCTCGCTCACCGCCAACGCCGTGAACACCGTCGTCAGCTGGGGCCTCACCCAGGACGACGTGGCGCTCGTCAACGCGCCCCTGTTCCACACTGGCGGCCTCAACGTGTTCGCCCTGCCCCTGGTGTACGTGGGCGGCGCCTCCGTCGTGTGCCGTGCCTTCGACGTGGCGCAGACCTTCGACCTCATCGACTCGGGCTCCGTGAACCTCGTGTTCGGCGTGCCCACCATGTTCATCGAGATGCAGCGGCATCCCCGCTTCGAGGCCGTGGACTTCTCCCGCCTCAAGCTGCTCATCAGCGGCGGCGCCCCCTGTCCCGCCCCCGTCTTCGAGCGCTTCTTCGCTCGCGGCATTCCCTTCCGCACCGGCTACGGCCTCACCGAGGGCGGCCCCAACAACTTCTTCCTCCCCGACGCCGTCATGCGCTCGCACGCGGGCTTCGTCGGTGTGCCCCTGTTCCACGTCGAAGCGCGCATTGACGGCGAACAGCGCCCCGGAGACGTGGGTGAGCTGCTCCTTCGCGGCCCCCACCTTTGCGCCGGCTACTGGCGCCGGCCGGAGGAGACCGCTCGCACCTTCGTGGACGGATGGCTGCACACCGGCGACCTGGCCTCCCGCGACGCGCAGGGCTTCTTCCGCATCGAGGGCCGCGCCAAGGACCTGATCATCTCCGGCGGCGAGAACATCCACCCCTCCGAGGTCGAGAGCGTCCTCGCCGGCCACCCCGATGTCGCCGAGGTCGCCGTCATCGGCGTCCCCGACCCGAAGTGGGGCGAGGTCCCCCGCGCCCTCGTCGTCCCCCGGCCGGGCGCCGATCCGACCCTGGAGGCGCTGGTGGCCTTCTGTGCCGGCCGGCTCGCCCGGTACAAGCTGCCCCGCACGCTGCGGCTGCTGGAGTCCCTGCCGCGTACCCCGGCGGGCAAGGTGGACCGGCGGGGGCTCGCCCGGATGCACGGCGAGGGCTGAATTTCCGTTCCGTTGCGCCCGTCCCCCTGGAAGCCCCTGGGATGTCCCTGCGGACCGCCGTTCGTAATATTTCGTCATGGGCCCGTAGCCCCCTGGAAATGTACGGGTGGGAGGTTGCAGGTCGCGGCCCGGAGGCGGTCCGCATCCCCCGCGGAGACCCGAACCATGGAGAACACGCCACGCCCCACGGCCTCCGAGGAGGCCACCATCCAGGTGCTCCTCGTGGAGGACGATGAACGCCTGGCGCGGCTCACCGCCCGCTACCTCCAGGAGCACGGCATCATCGTCACCGTGTCCGCGTCCGGCACCGACGCGCTCCTCCAGACGTCCCGCCACACCTACGACGTCATCCTCCTGGACCTCATGCTCCCCGGCCGCGACGGCCTGGAGGTCTGCCGCGAGCTGCGCACCCGCACGGACGTGCCCATCATCATGCTCACCGCGCGCGGCGAGGAGGCCGACCGCGTCCTGGGACTGGAGTCCGGCGCGGATGACTACCTGCCCAAGCCCTACTCGTCGCGCGAGCTGCTCGCCCGCATCCGCGCCCAGGTGCGCCGCGCGCGCGGCAAGGTGGGCCCCACCAGCCACCCCGTGCACGCGGGCCGGCTGGTGCTGGACCCCCGCAGCCTGAGCGCGTCCCTGGACGGCAAGCCGCTGTCCCTCACGACGTATGAGTTCAGCCTGCTGCGCGTCCTGGCCGAGCGCGCCGGCCGCGTCCTCAGCCGCGAACAGCTGCTCGACCTGGTGAAGGGCAGCGCGGACGAGGTCTTCGACCGCTCCGTGGACGTGCACATCTTCCGCCTGCGTCAGAAGCTGGAGGTGGACCCCCGCAACCCGCGCCTGCTCAAGACGGTCCGCGGCGCCGGCTACATGCTGGCCACGGAGACCGAGGCGGAGTCGTGAAGTTCTTCCGCCTCCCCATGGGCCTGCTCCCCCGCATCTACCTGGTGGGGGTCATCCAGATCATCCTCGTGGGCGTGTCGCTCATGCTCGCTCGGGACCTCCTGCGCAACGAGTCCTGGCGCAACCGCTTCGACGACGAGCTGTCCTACTTCGTCGACGAGTGGGCCAACCTGCGCGACCAGCCCGCCGCGCTCCAGGCATCGCTCGACCGCGCCCAGCAGCGCATGGGCATGCGCGTCACGCTGCGCGCCGCGGACGGGACGCTGCTGGGCAACACGCGGCCGGACCCCGTGCCGCCGCTGACCTCCGAGGAGTTCTCCGCCGTCGCCTCGCGCGTCACCCGCAGCGGTCCGCGCGGCCCGTTCCCCGGGCTGGGGGGCGGACCTGGCCGCCTCCTGGTGGTGAGTCCCTACCCGGGCCCCATCCAGGTCTACGCCTCCGTGTCGCTGCCCCCGCCGCCCCCGCCGCCGGATGGAGACCGGCAGACGGCCATCATCGTGGGGCTCGTGCTGATGTGTACCGCCATCACCTCCGTTGCCTTCGCGCGCACGCTCGCGGGCCCGCTGGAGAAGCTGGCCAGCGCGGCGCGCGCGTTCGGCGCGGGGAGGCTGGACGTGCGCGCGGGCCTGCGCCGCAAGGACGAACTGGGCCTGGTGTCCGAGGCCTTCGACGAGATGGCCGGCCGCATCACCCAGCTCTTGCGCTCGCAGAAGGAGCTGCTCGCCAACGTGTCACACGAGCTGCGCACGCCCCTGTCCCGCATCCGCGTGGCGCTGGACCTGGCCGCGGAGGGCGACGCGCAGACCGCGCGCGAGCTGCTGCCCGACATCACCGAGGACCTGTCGGAGCTGGAGCGCCTGGTGTCCGACGTGCTCACCACGTCCCGCCTGGAGCTGGTGACGGATGGCGCGAGCGGCGGCGTGCCCCCCCTGCGCCTGGAGCGCGTGGACGCGAACGCGCTGGTGGACAAGGCCGCCGCCCGCTTCCGCTCCGCCCGGCCGAAGCACCGGCTGGAGGTCCAGGTGGACGGCGCGCTGCCTGCGCTGGAGGCAGACCCCGTGCTGCTGCGGCGCGTGTTGGACAACCTGCTCGACAACGCGGGGAAGTATTCGGAGGCCGGCACCACCGTGAGGCTGCACGCCCGGGCGGAGGGCGGCGGCGTCCAGGTGGAGGTCCGGGACCAGGGCATCGGCATCGACGCGCAGGACCTGGCGCGCGTGGGCACGCCCTTCTTCCGCACCGACCGCAGCCGCGCCCGCACCACGGGCGGCGTGGGGCTGGGGCTGGCGTTGGTGCGCCGCATCCTGGACGCGCACCACGGCCACCTCACGCTGGAGAGCCAGCCGGGCCAGGGCACCACCGCGCGCGTCGTGCTCCCCGGAGTGGGGGCGGCGGACACAGCGGAGGGTCGCCTCGCCGTGGGTCATCTTTCGTAATAGAGACGAGATTCGCCGAAACATTTCAAAACGTAGATAAGGGGCATGAAGGCCTTGAGCGAGATGCCGCGGGAAGCGCCGGCCCTGGCGCCGGTGGAGCTGGACGAGGACGAGGGTCGCAAGCGCGGAGTGCCGCGCTGGGCCTGGGTCCTGGCGATCCTGGTGGTGGCGGGCGCGGGGGTGTTCTGGCGCATGCGCGCCGGAAGCCAGGCGGACGCCGTCACCTACGAGACGACCCCCGCCGAGGCCCGGAAGCTCACGGCCAGGGTGACGGCCACCGGCACCGTGGCGGCGCTGGTGACGGTGCAGGTCGGCAGTCAGGTCTCCGGCCGCATCCAGGAGCTGATGGTCGACTACAACTCGCAGGTCAAGAAGGGGCAGGTCATCGCCCGCATCGACCCGCAGCTGGTGCAGGCCGCGCTGGACCGGGCGAAGGCAAACATGACGGCCTCGCGCGCGAACCTCCAGAAGGCGCGCGTGAACGCGGACGTGGCGAAGAAGCAGGCCGCGCGCTCGAAGGAGCTGCGCGCGCAGCAGTTCATCTCCCAGTCGGAGCTGGAGACGGCCGAGTCCGCCGCCGCCAGCGGGCAGGCGGAGGTCACGGCCGCGGAGGGCTCGGTGGCCCAGGCGCAGGCCGCGCTCAACGAGGCGGAGGTGAACCTCAAGTACACGACCATCGTGTCGCCCACGGACGGCATCGTCATCTCGCGCAGCGTGGACGTGGGCCAGACGGTGGCCGCGTCCCTCCAGGCGCCCGTGCTCTTCACCATCGCGGAGGACCTGCGCAAGATGCAGGTCAACACCAGCATCGCGGAAGCGGACGTGGGCAAGCTGCAGCCCGGCATGAAGGCCACCTTCACCGTGGACGCCTTCCCGGGGGAGACCTTCGACGGCGTCATCCGGCAGATCCGCAACGAGGCCATCACCGTGCAGAACGTGGTGACCTACCTGGCCGTCATCGACGTGCCGAACCCGGACCTCAAGCTCAAGCCGGGCATGACGGCGAACGTGACCATCGTCACGCAGCAGAAGGACCAGGCGCTGTCCGTGCCCAACACGGCGCTGCGCTACCGCCCCGCGCCGTCGCCGAACGCGCCCGCGCAGGCTGCGGCGGCCCAGCCGCCCCCCGCGGGCACGCGCACCGTCTACGTGCTGCGCCGCCAGCCGGAGCAGAAGCCGCAGCCCGTGGCCGTGAACGTGCGCACCGGCATGACGGATGGCACGTACACGGAGGTGGTGGAAGGGGACATCAAGGCCGGCGACCGCGTCATCACCGCGGCGAATTCGCCGGCGGGCTCGACGTCCACCGGGGCTCCTTCGGGTGCGAGCCCCGTCGGCGGCGCGGGTGGCGGCCGGGGCATGGGCGGCGGCCGCCGGGGCCCGTTCTAGGCACGCGGCCGTTCCAATCACTTTCATCGCGGGCAGGGGAAGGGACAGAGGCAGACCGATGGACGCGGAAACGAAGCGGGCACCCCCCGTCATCCAGCTCAAGAACGTGGCGAAGGTGTACCGCTCCGGCGACGTGGAGGTGCGGGCCCTGCGCGGCGTGGACTTCACGGTGGAGCCGGGCGAGTTCGTCTCCATCATGGGCTCCTCCGGCTCGGGCAAGTCCACGCTGATGAACATCCTGGGCTGCCTGGACCGGCCCACCTCCGGGGAGTACCTGCTCAACGGCCGAGAGGTGGCCCGCCTGGACCGCGACGGCCTGGCGCGCGTGCGCAACCGCACCCTGGGCTTCGTCTTCCAGAGCTTCAACCTGCTGGCGCGCACCACCGCGCTGGAGAACGTGGAGCTGCCCATGCTGTACGCGGGCGTGCCCTCCAAGGAGCGCCGCGCGCGGGCGAAGGAGGCGCTGGAGCGCGTGGGGCTGGGGGCCCGGCTGGACCACCACCCGAAGCAGCTCTCCGGCGGTCAGCAGCAGCGCGTGGCCATCGCGCGGGCGCTGGTGGGCCGGCCGCGCGTCATCCTCGCGGACGAGCCCACGGGCAACCTGGACTCGCGCACCACGGTGGAGGTGATGGCGCTGTTCCAGCAGCTGCAGAAGGAAGGCCTCACGCTGGTGCTGGTGACGCACGAGCCGGACGTGGCCGAGTACACGCAGCGGGTGGTGGTGGTGAAGGACGGGCGCATCGTGAACGACAGACGCCAGACGCCGAACCCGGCGGTGGTGCCCGCCGAGGAGGTGGGGACATGAACATCCTGGAGACGGTCGTCCTGGCGCTGCGTGCGCTCTTGCGTTCCAAGACGCGCTCGGTGCTCACCGCGCTGGGCATCATCATCGGCGTGGGCGCGGTCATCGCCATGGTGGCCATTGGCGACGGCGCGAAGGCCAGCGTGCAGAAGGTCTTCGACTCCATGGGCACCAACCTGCTCATCATCCTGCCGGGTTCGTCCAGGTCCGGTGGCGCCCGGGGCGGCTTCGGCAGCCAGCCCACCATCACCTGGGACGACCTGGAGGCCGTGCGCACGCAGCTGTCCACCGTGCGCGGCGCGGCGCCGGAGATGCGCTCCAACGCGCAGGTGTTCAGCGAGGACCAGAACTGGAACACCAGCATCATCGGCACGACGACGGACTACTTCACCGTGCGCAGCTGGACCATGGCGAAGGGCGCGCACTTCACGGACGCGGACAACGAGGCGGGCGCGAAGGTGGCGGTGCTGGGCCAGACGGTGGTGGACAACCTCTACGGCAAGGGCTTCAACCCCGTGGGGCAGGTCATCCGCATCAACAAGACGCCCTTCACCGTGATGGGCGTGACGGCGCCCAAGGGCCAGTCGCCCGTGGGCCAGGACTTCGACAACACGGTGTTCGTGCCGGCCACCACCTTCCGCCGCCAGGTGCAGGCGCAGAGCCTGGGCGCGTACATCACCGGCGCGGTGTTCGTGCAGGCGGCGAGCGCGGACCTCACGGCGAAGGCCCAGACGGACGTGACGAACCTCCTGCGGGAGCGCCACCGCCTGGGCGAGGACGACGCGAACGACTTCGACGTGCGCAACCTGGCGGAGGTGGCCAGCGGTCAGCAGCAGAGCACGGAGACGCTGAGCCTGCTGCTCGCGGCCATCGCGGCGGTGTCGCTGGTGGTGGGCGGCATCGGCATCATGAACATCATGCTGGTGAGCGTCACCGAGCGGACGCGCGAGATTGGCGTGCGCGTGGCGGTGGGCGCCCGGCCGCGCGACATCCTGGCGCAGTTCCTCATCGAGGCGCTGACGCTGGCGGTGCTGGGCGGCATCATCGGCGCGGCCGTGGGCCTGGGCGTGGCGAAGCTGCTGGCCGCGCAGTTCGGCTGGCCCATGCTGGTCCGCCCGGACGTCGCGCTGCTGGCCATCGGGTTCAGCGGCCTGGTCGGGGTCGTCTTCGGGCTGTACCCGGCGCGCAAGGCGAGCCTGTTGGATCCCATCGATGCACTGAGGTACGAGTGATGCGCGCGCTTTCGTTGACGCTTTCGTTGTGGGTCCTGCCCGTGGTCGCGGGGGCCCAGACGCCGGCTCCGGCCACGGCGATGCCCCAGGACCCGGCGGCGCCCGTGACGCCTCCCGCCGTGCGGCAGTCCCTGTCCGCGTCCGCCGCCTCCGAGGGGCGCGTCATCACCCTGGCGGAGGCGGAGACCGCAGCGCGTGAGCACCAGCCGACGCTGCGCTCGGCGCAGGCGAACACCGACGCGGCGTACGCCCGGGTGGATCAGGCCTTCTCCGGCTTCCTGCCGCAGGTGAGCGCCAGCGCCAGCTACACGCTGGGCACCAGCAACCGGGCCGTCATCCAGAACGTGCCGGGCAGCGACACCGCGGTGGTGTCCAGCTCCACGCGGCGCTTCAGCGGGGGCATCTCCGCCAACCAGCTCATCTACGACTTCGGCCGGACGTCCGGGCGCTACAACGCGTCGAAAGAGAGCGCGGGCGCGCAGGAGGACTCGCAGCAGCAGGTGCTCCAGGACGTGCTGCGCGACGTGCGCTCCGCGTACTTCAACGTCCTCACGCAGAAGGCCCTGCTGGGCGTGGCGCGCGAGACGCTCCAGAGCGAGGAGGCGCGGCTCAACCAGGTGAACGCGTCCGTGCAGGTGGGGTCGCGGCCGGAAATCGACCTGCTCCAGCAGCGCACGGCGAAGGCCAACGCGCAGGTGGCGCTCATCCGCGCGCAGAACGCCTACGCCACCGCGAAGGCGCAGCTCAACCAGACCATGGGCGCGGAGACGTCCACCGACTACACCGTGCAGGACGTGACGGTGGCGGCCGTCGCCGGTGAGGACGAAGTGCTGGACGCGCTGGTGAAGCGCGCGCTGGAGGCCCGTCCCGACGTCGCCGCGCGCGAGCGTCAGATTCTGGCGCAGGAGTCGCAGGTGAAGGTGACGAAGGGCGGCCACTGGCCCAGCCTGAGCGCCACGGGCAACGTGTCCAACGTGGGCGCGAACCCGGTCAACGGCGCCACGCTGAGCGCGCAGGGCGGGCTGCAGCTGAGCTGGGCGCTGTTCCAGGGCGGGCTCGTCAACGCGCAGACGCGCGAGGCCAACGCCAACCTGCGCGACCTCCAGGCGCAGAAGGACGCGCTCCGGCAGCAGGTGCGGCTCCAGGTGGAGCAGGCCCGGCTCAACGTGGTGGCCACGCGGGAAGCGCTCACCGCCGCGGACGAGGCCCAGGTGAACGCGCGCGAGCGACTGCGGCTGGCCGAAGGGCGCTACCGCGCGGGCGTGGGCAACATCATCGAGGTCAGCGACGCGCAGGTGGCCTTCACCAACGCCGCCGCCCAGCAGGTGCAGGCGACGTACGACCTGGCCACCTCCCGCGCGGAGCTGGCGCGCGCCCTGGGCACGGTGGAGCTATCCACCGTGGCCTCGCGGTAGGCCCGGCGGGTGAAGACGTGAAACATGAGCCAACCCTGAAGGGTGGCAGTGGCGGCAGGACGCTCGAACACCGTAGGAAACGGCGGCTCCAACGTCATGGGTCACCTCCCGACAGGCCCGGAAACCCGCGGGGATGCACGCCGTGGAGGCCGTTTCCAGAGGGCACTCCGTCTCAGAAGTGGCATGGGTGTCGGGGTTGCCCGGACTCTGAAAGTCCACCTCCCGCGCAGCGACCCTATGGGTGAACAATGGGAGGCTGACCCGGCAAGTTCTGTCTGTCTGCCTCTATACGTCCTATGCCGTCGGCCAAACGTTTCGGGTCGGCAAGCAAAGGCATGGACAAGAAACTCGCAACCACCATCGGCGCATCGGCACGGGTCGCCCGGGGCCGCATGGAGCTTACGCAGGCCGACGTCGCCGAGCGAATCGACGTGGCCACGGAGGTGTACGGCCGCCTGGAGCGCGGCGGCATGCTCCCCAGCGTCCAGACCCTGCTGAAGCTGTGCCACGAGCTGCACGTCTCCGCGGACGAGCTGCTGGGACTCGCGGCGCAGGGTGCGCCGCCGTCGCGCGCCAGCGAAGCCCCGCCGCCCACTCCGGAGCGCCCGGAAGTGCGCCGGCTTCTGCGCAGCGTGCGTCAGCTGGACCCCGCCCAGGTGAAGCTGCTGGGCCTGGTGGCCAACGCGCTCCAGCGGCGGTAGCCCTCTTCCCCTCCCGCTCCTCCCGGCTTTGGGGGACACCGGACCGCGCGCGAACCGCCTTCAGAGGTTCGACAGGACGCGATCCAGGTCGGCGGGCCGCACCGGCTTGGTGAGGTGCACGTCGAACCCGGCCTTCAGGGCCTGCTGGTAGGCCTCCGGGTCGCCGTAGCCGGAGAGCGCCACCAGCCGCAGCTGCTGCCCCACGCGCGCGCGCAGCGTCCTCGCCACCTGGTAGCCGTCCAGCCCCGGCAGGCCAATGTCCACCAGCGCCAGCTCCGGCGCGTGCTCCAGGGCCAGCGCCACGCCCTGCATGCCGTCCTGGGCCACCGCCACCTGGTGGCCCCACAGCTCCAGCAGCTCGCGCATGGACTGGCGCGCGTCCGAGTTGTCCTCCACCAGGAGGATGCGCCGCGCGCGCCGCGTGTCCATCAGGTTCGCCCCGGTCGAGCGGGGGACGCGGTCCGCGGGCAGCAGGGGCAGCCGCACCACGAACTCGCTGCCCTGGCCCAGGCCGCCGCTGGTCGCGTCCACGCTGCCGCCGTGCATCCGCACCAGCGTGCGCACGAGGGTGAGGCCAATGCCCAGGCCCCCGCGCGAGCGCTCCAGGGACGTGTCCGCCTGGGCGAACAGCTCGAACATGGCGGGCAGCTTCTCAGGCGGGATGCCGATGCCGGTGTCCTTCACCCGCAGCACCGCCTGCGCGCTGCCGTCCACGCCCTCCTGGAAGAGCTCCACGGTGACGGTGCCCTGGTCCGTGTACTTGGCCGCGTTGTCCACCAGGTTGGTGAAGACCTGCTCCAGGCGCGTGGCGTCACCCTCCAGCCACAGCGGCGCGCGCGGCAGGTGGGCCTCCAGCGTCAGGCCGCGGGACTCCACGCGGGGGCGCAGGATGGAGAGCACCTGCTGGAGGACCTCCGTCAGGCTCACCGGCTCCTGGCGCAGCTCCACCTTGCCCCGGGTGATGCGGCTGACGTCCAGCAGGTCGTCCACCAGCCGCGCCAGGTGGTTCGTCTGGCGCTGGATGATGCCGTGCATCCGCGCTTCCTTGGTGTCCGTGGACGCCTTGCGCTCCAGGATGCCAATGGCCGTCATGATGGCGGCCAGCGGGTTGCGCAGCTCGTGGGCCAGCATGGCCAGGAACTCGTCCTTGCGCCGGTCCATCTCGATGAGCTGGTCCGTGCGCAGCCGGGCCTGCTGCTCCGCGTGGCGCAGGCGCAAGAGCGAGCGCACCGTGGCGATGAGCTCCGACGGCTCGTAGGGCTGGGTGAGGTACGCGTCCGCACCGCCCTCCAGGCCCTGCACCTTCTTGTCCGGCGTGACGAACGTCGCGGACGTGTGCATCACCGCGATGGCGGCCGTGGCCGCGTTGGCCCGCAGGCGCGCGCAGACCTCATAGCCGCTGATGTCCGGCAGCTTCACGTCCAGGACGATGACGTCCGGGCGGTGCTCCTCCGCCAGCAGGAGCGCCGCCATGCCGGTGGCCGCCTCCAGCACGTGGTAGCCGGACATCTCCAGGATGCGGTTGACCAGGTAGCGGTTGGCCTCGTCGTCGTTGACGTTGAGGACCGTTGCCAGACGGGGTTGCTCAGCCACGGGGGTTCGCCTCGCGCAGTTCCCGGTTCCCCAATCCCGCCTTGGACAGCGCGTCGCGGATGCGGGTGATGGCCACTTCCCGGCTGAGCGTGTGCTTGGCCAGGATGGCGGACGTCTCGCGTGACAGCCGCGCCCGCTCCGCCTCCTGCAGCTGGTGGGAGGTGTGCAGGATGATGGGGATGTCGCGCGTGCGCGGATCCGCCTTCAGTTCGTCCAGCACGTCGAAGGCGGTGATGTCCGGCAGCACGAAGTCCAGGAAGATGAGGTGTGGGGCGTTCTCGCGCGCGATGCGCACGCCGTCACGGCCGTTGGAGGCCTCCAGCAGCTGGTAGGGCGTGTCCTTGAGCAGCTGCTTGAGCAGGTAGCGGTGCACGTCGTCGTCGTCGATGATGAGCAGCCGCTCCACCGGACCGACGCGGGCCAGCGACGCCAGCTTCTTCTGCAGGCGCACCTCGTCCACGGGCTTGAGCCAGAACTCGTCCGCGCCCAGGGCGCGCGCCTTCTGCTCGCGGTCCGTCACGGTGACGACGAGGATGGGGATGTCGCGCGTCTGCTCGCCGTTCTTCATCTCCGCGAGGAAGCTCCAGCTCGTCTCGCCCTCCAGCATCACGTCCAGCACCATGGCGGCGGGGCGCACGCGCTGCATCACCTTGCGCGCGTCCTCCACGGTGCGCACGGGCAGCACCTGGAAGCCGGAGCGCGCCAGGTACTTCTCGTAGAGGAACAGCGTCTGGCGGTCGTCCTCCAGCACCAGCACCGGCGCGCGGCCCGGGTCCAGCTTCTCGCTGCGCTGGGTGAGCCCCGTCATCTCCGACACTTCCGGGTGGACGCGCGGCAGGGTGATGGTGAAGGTGGCGCCCTGGCCCAGCGTGCTCTTCACGGTGAGCGAGCCGCCCAGGACCTCCGCCAGCTTGCGCGCCAGCGGCAGGCCCAGGCCGGTGCCCTTCACCTGCCGCTGCAGGTGGCTGTCCACCTGGATGAACTCCTCGAAGACGCGCTCGTGGTTCTCCGGCGCGATGCCGATGCCCGTGTCCTTCACGGTGAACACCACCGTGTCCTTGGGGCCCGGGGCCACGGTCACCGTGATGGTGCCGGACTCGGTGAACTTCACCGCGTTGGACACCAGGTTG contains the following coding sequences:
- a CDS encoding ATP-binding response regulator, whose product is MAEQPRLATVLNVNDDEANRYLVNRILEMSGYHVLEAATGMAALLLAEEHRPDVIVLDVKLPDISGYEVCARLRANAATAAIAVMHTSATFVTPDKKVQGLEGGADAYLTQPYEPSELIATVRSLLRLRHAEQQARLRTDQLIEMDRRKDEFLAMLAHELRNPLAAIMTAIGILERKASTDTKEARMHGIIQRQTNHLARLVDDLLDVSRITRGKVELRQEPVSLTEVLQQVLSILRPRVESRGLTLEAHLPRAPLWLEGDATRLEQVFTNLVDNAAKYTDQGTVTVELFQEGVDGSAQAVLRVKDTGIGIPPEKLPAMFELFAQADTSLERSRGGLGIGLTLVRTLVRMHGGSVDATSGGLGQGSEFVVRLPLLPADRVPRSTGANLMDTRRARRILLVEDNSDARQSMRELLELWGHQVAVAQDGMQGVALALEHAPELALVDIGLPGLDGYQVARTLRARVGQQLRLVALSGYGDPEAYQQALKAGFDVHLTKPVRPADLDRVLSNL
- a CDS encoding hybrid sensor histidine kinase/response regulator; the encoded protein is MMQEDDRASGIFELLSRELALACDAEGTVVWRDERAARILGVKPGQSLKSLASHGSESKVEKLLVQARDEAVDGWELILQRDHKPAAFAFRARPHDGGIALVGSLVPEDYGAALTQVSTTLGELSALHRETERQQYELKRRAEELTRLNRELEESNKGVRSLHAALDEKAESLQRASEIKSRVVANVSHEFRTPLHSILGLSKVLLNPLNGSLAPEQEKQVQFIRGSAESLFELVNDLLDLSKVESGKTTLRHSRFVASDFMSALRGMTRPLLPPDSPVTLTFEGPEAPLELETDESKLSQVVRNLVSNAVKFTESGTITVTVAPGPKDTVVFTVKDTGIGIAPENHERVFEEFIQVDSHLQRQVKGTGLGLPLARKLAEVLGGSLTVKSTLGQGATFTITLPRVHPEVSEMTGLTQRSEKLDPGRAPVLVLEDDRQTLFLYEKYLARSGFQVLPVRTVEDARKVMQRVRPAAMVLDVMLEGETSWSFLAEMKNGEQTRDIPILVVTVTDREQKARALGADEFWLKPVDEVRLQKKLASLARVGPVERLLIIDDDDVHRYLLKQLLKDTPYQLLEASNGRDGVRIARENAPHLIFLDFVLPDITAFDVLDELKADPRTRDIPIILHTSHQLQEAERARLSRETSAILAKHTLSREVAITRIRDALSKAGLGNRELREANPRG